From the Quercus lobata isolate SW786 chromosome 6, ValleyOak3.0 Primary Assembly, whole genome shotgun sequence genome, one window contains:
- the LOC115994373 gene encoding uncharacterized protein LOC115994373 yields MEIKLRPYQLSDVDDFMEWVCDDQVIRTSRLRYYTSREEALDYLREVAIPHPWYRAICLEDRPIGFICVKPGSDYEICRGQISYALGSKYWNKGITTEAVKLVISSVFEEFPNMERLEGFANVEIKASQRVLEKAGFQKEGVLRKYVIVHGKTIDVIMYSFLKTDQTN; encoded by the coding sequence ATGGAAATCAAACTACGCCCCTACCAATTATCTGATGTAGACGACTTCATGGAATGGGTATGTGATGATCAAGTCATACGCACGAGCAGACTAAGGTACTACACTTCAAGAGAAGAAGCACTTGATTATCTTAGGGAAGTTGCCATTCCTCACCCATGGTACCGGGCCATATGCTTGGAGGACCGTCCAATTGGATTCATATGTGTCAAACCAGGGTCTGACTATGAGATATGTAGAGGGCAAATCAGCTATGCTCTTGGATCAAAGTATTGGAACAAAGGTATAACCACAGAGGCAGTGAAATTGGTTATTTCTAGTGTGTTTGAAGAGTTTCCAAATATGGAGAGATTGGAAGGCTTTGCTAATGTGGAAATTAAGGCCTCACAAAGGGTTTTGGAAAAGGCTGGGTTTCAAAAGGAAGGTGTACTTAGGAAATATGTCATTGTCCATGGGAAGACTATTGATGTTATTATGTATAGCTTTTTAAAAACTGATCAAACTAATTAA